In one window of Poriferisphaera corsica DNA:
- a CDS encoding alkyl/aryl-sulfatase, whose protein sequence is MTNQSSVIVVLSFLVVSLLVITIDAVSEKAGGDMVRDGSITTVEVKGELPPIVVDEDFNYAYTKSSPLIPKPLTKHLRKMDQAVYEVVKGKAYTAVGYGLCSTTMIIGDRGLIIIDPGENNEQAEATLKAFRKISEKPISAVVYTHRHPDHPFGVKGLGVTDEDVKSGKVKIVAQKDFIPNLINDASVVGAILTVRTGYSGGNALPKDATGMIGSGLGPTFLAGHLSLIEPNVLVDEEEDITIDGVPIHFMHAYGDAEDELAMWFPSMKLLHGAETIQGTTFPNIYSIRGTKYRDPVKWYNGIKKLLKYAPEAEYYTASHMRPWIGNAYIVERLTNYHDAIQYVHDQTVRYMNKGYIPDEIVEVVKLPDHLANDPWLAEFYGTVNHSARNIYNGYLGFFEGDPKVFASPGFVALAELYVDAMGGRAKILADAKKAIADKQYGWAMEILTYPIRIDHGDMDARKLKAEAMRQWAYEQENTNWRTHALSGAMELEGKMDTKQFWQFASPDIIKVLPASSTINTLRVRLMAEKTQNKDITMGFDFTDTGEQCGLQIRRGVAVFHPDMPSEVDVKLVSTKDVLDSIVLKQMTMKDAIDEHKIKVEGSRELMEEFFSYFEPPSTDNINIVVR, encoded by the coding sequence ATGACTAATCAATCCAGCGTTATTGTGGTGTTATCGTTTTTAGTCGTTTCGCTGCTTGTGATCACGATCGATGCGGTCAGCGAGAAGGCGGGCGGCGACATGGTGCGTGATGGATCAATCACAACTGTTGAGGTCAAAGGCGAGTTGCCACCGATTGTGGTTGATGAGGATTTTAATTATGCGTATACGAAGTCTTCGCCATTGATACCTAAGCCGCTAACGAAACATTTGCGGAAAATGGATCAAGCGGTTTATGAGGTAGTAAAAGGGAAGGCTTATACAGCGGTGGGGTATGGTTTATGTTCGACGACTATGATTATTGGTGATCGTGGTTTGATCATCATTGATCCGGGTGAGAATAATGAGCAGGCTGAGGCAACGTTGAAGGCGTTTCGCAAGATCTCGGAGAAGCCGATCAGTGCAGTTGTGTATACGCATCGCCATCCGGATCATCCGTTTGGGGTTAAAGGATTAGGTGTGACGGATGAGGATGTGAAATCGGGGAAAGTGAAGATTGTTGCGCAAAAGGATTTCATACCGAACCTGATCAACGATGCTTCGGTGGTCGGGGCGATATTGACGGTACGGACGGGATATTCAGGTGGTAATGCGCTGCCTAAGGATGCAACGGGGATGATTGGGTCTGGGTTAGGGCCCACATTTTTGGCGGGACATTTATCGCTGATTGAGCCGAACGTGCTGGTTGATGAGGAGGAGGATATCACGATTGATGGCGTGCCGATTCATTTTATGCATGCGTATGGTGATGCGGAAGATGAATTGGCGATGTGGTTCCCATCGATGAAATTGCTACATGGGGCGGAAACGATCCAGGGGACAACGTTTCCCAATATTTATTCGATACGCGGGACGAAGTATCGTGATCCGGTGAAGTGGTATAACGGGATTAAGAAGCTGTTGAAGTATGCGCCCGAGGCGGAGTATTACACGGCATCGCATATGCGGCCTTGGATTGGGAATGCGTACATTGTTGAGCGTTTGACGAATTATCACGATGCGATTCAGTATGTGCATGATCAGACTGTTCGTTATATGAACAAGGGCTATATTCCGGATGAGATTGTGGAGGTGGTGAAGCTGCCCGATCATCTTGCGAATGATCCGTGGCTCGCGGAGTTTTATGGCACGGTGAATCATTCAGCCCGGAATATTTACAACGGGTATTTAGGATTTTTTGAAGGTGATCCGAAGGTGTTTGCGAGCCCGGGTTTTGTTGCGTTGGCGGAGTTATATGTAGATGCGATGGGCGGCCGAGCGAAGATTTTGGCTGATGCGAAAAAGGCGATCGCGGACAAGCAATATGGCTGGGCGATGGAAATTCTGACGTATCCGATCCGTATTGATCATGGTGATATGGACGCGCGGAAGCTGAAGGCGGAGGCGATGCGTCAATGGGCGTATGAGCAGGAAAATACGAATTGGCGAACGCATGCTTTGTCTGGTGCGATGGAATTGGAGGGGAAGATGGATACGAAGCAGTTTTGGCAGTTTGCTTCGCCGGACATTATCAAGGTGCTGCCTGCGTCTTCGACGATCAACACGCTGCGCGTGCGGTTGATGGCTGAGAAAACGCAAAACAAAGATATCACGATGGGTTTTGATTTCACAGATACCGGCGAGCAGTGCGGTCTGCAGATACGCCGCGGTGTGGCGGTGTTCCACCCGGACATGCCAAGTGAGGTTGATGTGAAATTAGTGTCGACAAAGGATGTTCTGGATAGCATTGTGCTGAAGCAGATGACGATGAAGGACGCGATTGATGAGCATAAGATCAAAGTGGAGGGTTCAAGGGAGCTGATGGAGGAATTTTTCAGTTATTTTGAACCGCCATCGACCGACAACATCAATATTGTTGTCAGATGA
- a CDS encoding peptide ABC transporter substrate-binding protein → MLKQYIAGFMLIAGMLVMVGCGSGRPEADLVYISGSGHNTMDPQRMSWLHDFRVARCLYEPMLRYDFKNGEFMAGVAKSWEMSADGLRYTFNIREDAKWSNGEPVRAEDFYWAWMRVCMPDQAADYSEFFYPIKGVQAFYQWRLDQLSDFVKQYPKGDQAAADAMYERTKKQFKETVGITTPNEQTVVVELERPTPYFLQLVAFTTYTPTHHQSVMANMRVNAETGAITLDATYWSDPKRLVTNGPYVLVKRQFKQYLYMKANDQYWNRAAMKNDSVLERIIENPETALRVYGDSREGIDLWPDVPASGAIGELLINASKEGKRNDVHVIESAGTYFYNFSCSNERTQAGAPNPLRDARVRKAMAMSIDRQYIVDRVTRVGQPIARTFVPPNTIVGYTPPVEDGITFDPEPAKSLLDEAGYPGGDGFPTLTLLFNTGNMHEFPAQAIVKMWETHLGINVNLQGVETKVFGDRLKKHDFDISRAGWYGDYPDPTTFLNKMAAHSNNNDADWQDQQYNALLEKAANELDPPKRMKILEEAEGLMLESAPMALIYQYNHLRLYNAERVKGLAEQDNAWNKFYMEFISVEK, encoded by the coding sequence ATGCTCAAACAATATATCGCTGGTTTTATGCTGATTGCGGGCATGTTGGTGATGGTGGGTTGCGGGAGCGGCAGGCCGGAGGCGGATCTAGTTTATATCTCGGGAAGTGGCCATAACACAATGGACCCGCAGCGGATGTCGTGGCTGCACGATTTCCGTGTGGCGCGATGTTTGTATGAACCAATGCTGCGGTATGACTTCAAGAATGGCGAGTTTATGGCGGGAGTGGCGAAATCGTGGGAGATGTCAGCCGATGGCCTGAGATATACATTCAATATTCGTGAAGACGCGAAATGGTCAAATGGGGAGCCGGTACGGGCGGAAGATTTTTACTGGGCTTGGATGCGAGTGTGCATGCCTGATCAGGCGGCTGATTATTCGGAATTCTTCTACCCGATCAAAGGGGTGCAAGCATTTTATCAATGGCGACTGGATCAACTGAGCGATTTTGTGAAGCAGTATCCCAAGGGTGATCAAGCTGCTGCCGATGCGATGTATGAACGAACAAAAAAGCAGTTTAAAGAAACGGTTGGAATCACAACGCCAAATGAACAGACCGTAGTGGTTGAGTTAGAGCGACCAACACCATACTTTTTACAGTTGGTGGCCTTTACGACATACACGCCAACACATCATCAATCGGTAATGGCGAATATGCGTGTGAATGCTGAGACGGGTGCGATTACGTTGGATGCAACATACTGGTCGGATCCGAAACGATTAGTGACGAATGGGCCATATGTTTTGGTGAAGCGGCAGTTCAAGCAATATCTATATATGAAGGCAAATGATCAGTATTGGAATCGGGCGGCGATGAAGAACGATTCGGTGCTGGAGCGGATCATTGAGAACCCGGAGACAGCATTGCGGGTGTATGGGGATTCAAGAGAAGGGATTGATTTGTGGCCTGACGTACCTGCAAGCGGCGCGATCGGCGAGCTGCTGATTAACGCATCAAAAGAAGGTAAACGAAATGATGTGCATGTAATCGAATCAGCAGGGACCTATTTCTACAATTTCAGTTGCAGCAATGAACGAACGCAAGCTGGGGCTCCAAATCCATTACGTGATGCGCGGGTCAGAAAGGCAATGGCCATGTCGATTGACCGACAATACATTGTTGATCGTGTGACACGTGTGGGGCAACCGATTGCCAGAACGTTTGTACCGCCGAATACGATCGTGGGCTATACCCCACCGGTAGAGGATGGGATTACATTTGATCCGGAGCCGGCAAAATCGCTGCTGGATGAAGCTGGGTATCCAGGTGGTGACGGATTTCCAACGCTAACATTGCTATTTAACACAGGGAATATGCATGAATTTCCGGCACAGGCAATCGTGAAAATGTGGGAGACTCACCTTGGTATCAATGTGAATCTGCAGGGTGTTGAAACAAAGGTGTTTGGCGATCGACTTAAGAAGCATGACTTCGATATTTCCAGGGCAGGGTGGTACGGCGATTACCCTGATCCAACCACATTTCTAAACAAAATGGCGGCGCATTCGAATAATAATGATGCCGACTGGCAAGATCAGCAGTACAACGCATTGCTGGAGAAGGCCGCAAATGAACTTGATCCGCCAAAGCGAATGAAGATTCTGGAAGAGGCAGAAGGACTGATGCTCGAATCCGCCCCAATGGCGCTTATCTATCAATATAACCATTTACGGTTATACAATGCGGAACGTGTTAAGGGATTGGCCGAGCAAGATAATGCGTGGAATAAGTTCTATATGGAATTCATCAGCGTCGAAAAATAA
- a CDS encoding alpha-amylase family protein yields MGTFITSGIRHRQFIGTALTASAILGLGASAMGYDDASAPTILQWFDGSYHSMETRASDIFMAGYGNVWVPPPGRADSGNQSVGYDQYNRFDLGSAGNSTLYGTETGLKTLASTLDKINTNLHLDLVWNHDGFSDRGTSGFPESGGYPGFWLGSGSNDGDFHSPYATGDLDGRLSGLIDIDQTTNHQFVRNPVSGFNNVPAGTTPFYGKLANVPTEANRRFYMDQSLSSMTYYEPRTGQTFTYHRYNTANTLAGDPVQENALGYLMRNTRWLVEEIGADGFRIDAAKHFPGWVLDYYDASVYRANPRLLLDGSRQDVFSYVEVFDSNASYLQTFVRKDINPSNPGTAGGNRDALDFACFNAMKTNLSGNGYQNNWYNMVYASMDYQDDNILNGSSGVKFVTNHDEHGAYLSNVAHAYVLMQPGNATVYFNAKEFGDNRDFPKDGRGDALGGVWGSTITTLTNIRNTHGRGDYRERWMSKELHAYERSGSAIVMLSNRTDGGYDSRTLRVDFSPNTRLTELTGNHSKDGAVSEVVSVFQGNDGNSYVDVKFLRNNNNDQGYLIYGLAKPRSSLGVELTNVSQVLAGGNTDTSSYANATKRLADLHVITGNSFDASLSTQKAFLANGYHDHDADGDQAIIKIDGGIDLNGNSVVDNVAPNTTSYGFENFTGANNPGYSATNNNGYYMQTIDATSLSEGEHYLTIRAYRHNANTSAPEVFEDFKKAIYIDRLPPDSAVDSFNAITTSANQNRRAVLKSNDKTANNMHLLVDIGSNYTDAEILAMINGSTQASKVDRDQWQMDINSVISGNHAFTVVTYEITGNYNIQRFSGLLVSTSMGAGLGDLDADGDVDTDDESLLDTLLAANNKQFNAAADMNGDGLIDATDESLFDSLNP; encoded by the coding sequence ATGGGCACTTTCATCACATCAGGTATCAGGCATAGACAATTCATAGGAACAGCTTTAACCGCTTCGGCGATCCTTGGGCTTGGCGCTTCAGCGATGGGGTACGACGACGCGTCAGCGCCGACGATATTGCAATGGTTCGATGGGTCGTATCACTCGATGGAGACACGAGCGAGCGATATTTTCATGGCGGGGTATGGGAATGTATGGGTGCCGCCGCCGGGACGGGCAGATTCGGGGAACCAGTCGGTTGGATACGATCAATATAATCGATTTGATCTGGGGTCAGCGGGCAACTCGACGTTGTATGGCACGGAAACAGGTTTGAAAACGTTGGCAAGCACGCTGGACAAGATCAATACGAATCTACATCTGGATCTTGTCTGGAATCATGATGGTTTTTCCGATCGCGGAACAAGTGGGTTCCCAGAGTCGGGTGGGTATCCTGGGTTCTGGCTGGGATCTGGGAGTAATGATGGAGATTTTCATAGCCCATACGCAACGGGCGATCTTGATGGTCGGTTGTCAGGCCTGATCGATATTGATCAGACGACTAATCATCAGTTTGTAAGAAATCCTGTCTCGGGCTTTAACAACGTACCAGCTGGGACAACACCGTTTTATGGCAAGCTGGCGAACGTGCCGACGGAAGCGAATCGCCGATTCTATATGGATCAGAGTTTATCATCGATGACGTACTATGAACCGAGAACGGGTCAGACGTTTACCTATCATCGATATAACACTGCGAACACGCTTGCAGGTGATCCGGTGCAAGAAAATGCGCTTGGGTACTTAATGCGCAATACAAGGTGGCTGGTCGAGGAGATCGGCGCTGATGGATTTAGGATTGATGCGGCGAAGCATTTTCCAGGCTGGGTTTTGGATTACTACGATGCTTCGGTTTATCGCGCGAACCCAAGATTATTGCTTGATGGCTCGAGGCAAGACGTGTTCAGTTATGTTGAGGTGTTTGATTCCAATGCGAGCTATCTGCAAACCTTTGTTCGTAAAGACATCAACCCGAGTAATCCGGGCACAGCGGGGGGTAATCGCGATGCGCTGGATTTTGCATGCTTCAATGCGATGAAGACGAATCTTTCTGGTAATGGGTATCAAAACAACTGGTACAACATGGTGTATGCCAGCATGGATTATCAGGATGATAATATATTGAATGGCTCGTCGGGTGTGAAGTTTGTCACGAATCACGATGAGCATGGGGCATATTTGAGTAATGTTGCTCATGCTTATGTGCTGATGCAGCCGGGAAATGCAACGGTCTATTTTAATGCGAAAGAGTTTGGTGATAATCGTGATTTTCCGAAAGACGGACGCGGCGATGCGCTAGGCGGTGTCTGGGGAAGTACGATCACGACTTTAACCAATATTCGCAACACGCATGGGCGTGGTGATTATCGTGAACGATGGATGTCTAAAGAACTGCATGCCTATGAACGATCCGGATCAGCAATCGTTATGCTCAGCAACCGAACAGACGGCGGTTATGATTCGCGCACATTGCGTGTTGATTTTTCGCCCAATACACGTCTGACTGAGTTGACAGGGAATCACAGTAAAGATGGCGCGGTATCCGAAGTCGTGTCGGTGTTCCAAGGCAATGACGGGAACTCGTACGTAGATGTGAAGTTTTTACGCAATAACAACAATGATCAAGGCTACTTAATTTATGGCTTGGCTAAGCCGCGATCATCACTGGGTGTTGAATTAACGAATGTTTCGCAGGTATTAGCTGGCGGAAACACGGACACTTCAAGTTATGCGAATGCAACCAAACGATTGGCAGACTTGCATGTGATCACAGGCAACTCGTTTGACGCTTCGTTGTCAACACAAAAGGCTTTCCTTGCCAACGGTTATCATGATCATGATGCTGATGGTGACCAGGCGATCATTAAGATTGATGGTGGTATTGATCTGAATGGAAACAGTGTTGTCGATAACGTAGCTCCAAACACAACATCTTATGGCTTTGAAAACTTCACAGGCGCAAACAATCCCGGATACTCTGCAACCAATAATAATGGTTACTATATGCAGACCATTGACGCTACAAGTTTGTCTGAAGGTGAACACTATCTAACGATTAGAGCTTACCGTCATAATGCGAATACTAGCGCACCGGAAGTATTTGAAGATTTCAAAAAGGCTATCTATATTGATCGGCTACCTCCCGATTCAGCAGTTGATTCGTTTAACGCGATCACAACAAGTGCGAATCAGAATCGCCGAGCGGTCCTCAAATCGAATGACAAGACTGCGAACAATATGCATCTGCTCGTTGATATTGGCTCGAATTACACTGACGCGGAAATTCTTGCAATGATCAACGGCAGCACCCAAGCAAGCAAAGTTGATCGTGACCAATGGCAAATGGATATCAATAGTGTGATTAGTGGTAACCATGCGTTTACGGTCGTGACGTACGAGATAACAGGGAACTACAATATCCAACGATTCTCGGGCTTGTTGGTTTCGACCTCGATGGGCGCAGGCTTAGGCGATCTTGATGCGGACGGCGATGTTGATACGGACGACGAGAGTTTACTAGATACTCTGCTGGCTGCGAATAACAAACAGTTCAACGCTGCGGCTGACATGAACGGCGATGGCTTGATCGACGCTACAGACGAAAGCTTGTTTGATAGTCTGAACCCTTGA
- a CDS encoding threonine aldolase family protein yields MTSRQFASDNHAPILPEVISHLTQTNTAHAPAYADDPTTELAKQTILNFLGRAANSTDQVHFVPTGTAANTLCLATLSDPWDAVICHEFSHLYTDECAAPEHLAHIKLLPTSGSDAKINLEHAHTHLQRAHGIHATQSKIISITLPTELGTLYSIPELETIRQLADAHSLLVHLDGARFFNAIAALEIEPPALIKILQPDAISLGGTKAGALATEAAVFLDFGRHNYLNHNPLKPEYLRKQAGHLISKSRYLAAQWLGLLENKAALRAAHHANHMAGLLESQLTNHNITILRPRQANAVFIELWPDEAQALFDQGWLFYDFLEPRQYRLMTSWDTEQSDIDRFITDLKTATKHRLGG; encoded by the coding sequence ATGACCAGTCGCCAGTTTGCTTCCGACAATCACGCGCCCATCCTCCCGGAGGTCATCAGCCATCTCACACAAACCAATACCGCCCATGCCCCCGCTTACGCCGATGACCCGACCACCGAGCTTGCCAAGCAAACCATCCTCAATTTCCTCGGCCGAGCCGCCAACTCCACCGATCAAGTCCATTTCGTCCCCACCGGCACCGCCGCCAATACACTCTGCCTCGCCACACTTTCCGACCCATGGGACGCTGTGATCTGTCACGAATTCTCTCACCTATATACCGACGAGTGCGCCGCCCCAGAGCATCTCGCTCACATCAAACTTCTCCCAACCTCCGGCTCTGATGCCAAAATCAATCTCGAACACGCCCACACCCATCTTCAACGCGCGCATGGCATTCACGCCACACAATCTAAAATCATTTCCATCACACTCCCCACTGAACTTGGCACCCTCTACTCCATCCCCGAGCTCGAAACCATCCGTCAGTTAGCCGACGCGCACAGCTTGCTCGTTCATCTTGATGGTGCTCGTTTTTTCAACGCCATCGCTGCACTCGAAATCGAGCCCCCTGCCCTCATCAAAATTCTTCAACCCGACGCCATCTCCCTAGGCGGAACCAAAGCTGGCGCTCTCGCCACAGAAGCCGCCGTCTTTCTCGACTTTGGACGACATAACTACCTTAACCACAACCCACTAAAACCCGAGTACCTTCGCAAACAAGCCGGTCATCTCATATCCAAATCCCGTTATCTTGCCGCTCAATGGCTCGGCCTGCTCGAAAACAAGGCCGCTCTCCGCGCCGCTCACCACGCCAATCACATGGCCGGCCTCCTCGAATCTCAACTCACCAATCATAACATCACCATCCTTCGGCCCCGGCAAGCCAATGCCGTCTTCATCGAACTTTGGCCCGATGAAGCTCAAGCACTCTTCGATCAAGGTTGGCTTTTCTATGACTTCCTCGAACCCCGCCAATACCGGCTCATGACTAGCTGGGACACCGAACAATCCGATATCGATCGCTTTATCACCGACTTAAAAACCGCAACCAAACATCGCCTCGGCGGCTAA
- a CDS encoding LamG-like jellyroll fold domain-containing protein has product MDKKIHFYSYDSNNNFHITDPNQTGNTHFGVGDDIELDQWYSLALVGDGSTNKIFLKSADDSTYTLIHTHAGGALANSVATWVLGRGFFNGGADGFNGYLDDVRISDEALATQDLLGNVVPEPASASLLLLGLGALLARRK; this is encoded by the coding sequence ATGGATAAGAAAATTCACTTCTATTCATACGATTCCAATAACAATTTTCACATCACCGATCCCAATCAAACCGGCAACACTCACTTCGGTGTTGGCGATGACATCGAACTCGACCAATGGTACAGCCTCGCACTCGTTGGTGATGGCTCAACAAACAAGATTTTCCTCAAATCAGCTGACGATTCCACATACACACTCATCCACACACACGCCGGCGGCGCACTCGCAAACAGCGTCGCAACATGGGTTCTCGGCCGCGGTTTCTTCAACGGTGGAGCCGACGGCTTCAACGGCTATCTCGACGATGTCCGCATCAGTGACGAAGCGCTCGCTACCCAAGATCTCCTCGGCAACGTCGTCCCCGAACCAGCTTCAGCTTCTCTGCTGCTTCTTGGCTTAGGCGCTTTATTGGCTCGGCGTAAATAA
- a CDS encoding nucleotide sugar dehydrogenase, whose translation MNLNDAITQKSARIGIVGLGYVGLPLLRAFYDAGFSVLGFDVDPAKIEMLNRGENYLKHLGENLVSDMLTAGSNGQTFDSTADMSRMGEADALLLCVPTPLGKHMDPDLSYVEDTTRLVAKTLRPDQLIVLESTTYPGTTRDVMLPILEETGLKHGEFYLAYSPEREDPGRKSHNTQTIPKLVGGLDKESTDLAVELYKYAISDIIPVSSAEVAESAKILENVYRSVNIALVNEMKIILTAMDIDVWEVIDAAATKPFGFQAFYPGPGLGGHCIPIDPFYLTWKAKEVGKTTRFIELAGQVNHEMPSFVVQRTMLALNDHGKALKTSKILILGLAYKPDVDDVRESPSFELIEQLEDLGATVDYNDPHVPATHKMRHYPNVNKQSVELSAESLAGYDAILIATNHAAYDYEFVAKNAKLIIDTRGAMRQFTDKYDNIVSA comes from the coding sequence ATGAATCTAAACGACGCAATAACGCAGAAATCAGCCCGTATCGGTATTGTTGGCCTCGGGTACGTCGGACTTCCGCTCCTTCGTGCCTTTTATGATGCTGGCTTTTCCGTTTTAGGCTTTGATGTTGACCCTGCCAAGATTGAAATGCTCAACCGAGGCGAGAACTATCTGAAGCATCTTGGCGAAAACCTTGTTTCAGACATGCTCACAGCTGGTTCTAACGGCCAAACGTTCGATTCAACCGCTGACATGTCACGGATGGGCGAAGCTGACGCACTTTTACTGTGTGTTCCAACCCCGCTGGGCAAGCATATGGATCCGGACCTCTCATACGTTGAGGACACCACACGGTTGGTCGCAAAAACATTGCGCCCTGATCAACTCATCGTTCTTGAGTCGACGACCTATCCCGGCACGACCCGCGACGTTATGCTCCCCATTCTCGAAGAAACTGGCTTGAAGCATGGCGAATTCTATCTCGCATACTCACCTGAGCGCGAAGACCCAGGCCGCAAGTCACACAACACGCAAACCATTCCTAAGCTCGTCGGCGGCCTTGATAAGGAATCAACCGATCTTGCGGTGGAACTCTATAAATATGCGATCTCTGACATCATCCCCGTTTCCTCAGCAGAAGTTGCTGAATCAGCTAAGATCCTCGAAAACGTTTATCGCTCAGTAAACATCGCACTTGTGAATGAGATGAAGATCATTCTGACCGCGATGGATATTGATGTCTGGGAAGTGATCGACGCGGCTGCAACCAAGCCATTTGGCTTCCAGGCTTTCTACCCAGGCCCCGGACTCGGAGGCCACTGCATCCCGATTGATCCGTTCTATCTCACATGGAAAGCTAAAGAAGTTGGTAAAACAACACGCTTTATTGAGCTTGCCGGTCAGGTCAACCATGAAATGCCATCATTCGTTGTTCAGCGGACAATGCTCGCGCTCAACGATCATGGTAAAGCGCTCAAAACATCGAAAATCCTCATCCTCGGCCTCGCGTACAAGCCCGATGTCGATGATGTGCGTGAATCACCTTCATTCGAACTCATTGAGCAGCTCGAAGACCTTGGCGCAACAGTTGATTATAACGACCCTCACGTTCCAGCTACTCACAAAATGCGTCATTACCCCAACGTTAATAAACAATCAGTAGAACTCTCCGCCGAATCACTTGCTGGTTACGATGCCATTCTCATCGCAACGAACCATGCCGCATACGACTACGAGTTTGTCGCCAAGAATGCGAAGCTCATTATCGATACTCGCGGAGCCATGCGTCAGTTCACAGACAAGTACGACAACATCGTCAGTGCATAA
- a CDS encoding DUF1330 domain-containing protein: protein MSEVYTMPTQDSGAALFKRGIEGELVMLNMLRFREVADYSQTPKLDPGKEIPGREAFELYIEQARPLVEACGGEILFIGEGGSFFIGPEDEHWELIMLIKQRSLTDFMSFATNEAYQTVLGHRIAAVADSRLLPMEPRK, encoded by the coding sequence ATGTCTGAGGTTTATACCATGCCGACACAGGATTCGGGTGCGGCATTATTTAAGCGCGGGATTGAGGGTGAGCTGGTGATGCTAAATATGTTGCGATTTCGTGAGGTGGCTGATTATTCGCAGACACCTAAACTTGACCCGGGTAAGGAGATTCCGGGGCGTGAGGCGTTTGAACTATATATAGAGCAAGCGCGGCCATTGGTTGAAGCGTGCGGCGGCGAGATTCTGTTTATTGGTGAGGGCGGTTCGTTCTTTATTGGGCCGGAAGATGAGCATTGGGAATTGATTATGCTGATTAAGCAACGGTCGCTGACGGATTTTATGTCGTTTGCGACGAATGAAGCTTATCAAACGGTGTTGGGTCATCGGATTGCGGCGGTGGCGGATTCGAGGTTGCTGCCGATGGAGCCACGGAAATAA
- a CDS encoding MarR family winged helix-turn-helix transcriptional regulator encodes MAKDSVSAMIVIQNALLASAMSKRVGNHLCVHGLSVSDYLVMHYLNGSPHGAVPRIELAEHLGMSASGVTRMIAPMERNNIIEKEANPRDARQSLVRLSETGRQLFKDAHKSFEYIAEEMVKHLSENQRMRLIELMSRMM; translated from the coding sequence ATGGCGAAAGATTCTGTGAGTGCGATGATTGTGATTCAGAATGCACTGCTCGCTTCGGCGATGTCGAAGCGGGTGGGGAATCATCTTTGTGTGCATGGTTTGAGCGTGTCGGATTATTTGGTGATGCATTATCTGAATGGTTCGCCGCATGGCGCGGTACCTCGGATTGAATTGGCGGAGCATTTGGGGATGAGCGCGTCAGGTGTGACGCGGATGATTGCGCCGATGGAGCGAAACAACATCATTGAAAAAGAGGCAAACCCGCGAGACGCGCGGCAGAGCCTGGTGCGGCTGTCGGAAACAGGAAGGCAGCTCTTTAAAGATGCGCACAAGAGTTTCGAATATATCGCTGAGGAAATGGTCAAGCATTTGAGTGAAAATCAGCGCATGCGGTTAATCGAGTTGATGTCGCGGATGATGTAG